A portion of the Mesobacillus boroniphilus genome contains these proteins:
- a CDS encoding S8 family serine peptidase, giving the protein MKKRNFFLIVLSIAILTAFEPQKMQLPPIPQEDPHTEKIAIVLTKQQVNEQEIHHKLKNLKNTKFRRIFTHAISGYSVKGPISELQQLEKSNDIQLLSEVNTYKVESPAHLPNRYKSSTSFIDNFELIGTEAVHGILDKKGNRLTGKGVTIGVIDTGIDYEHPDLRRSFAGGHDLVDGDDDPMETKGVGFRSTLHGTHVAGVIAANGRMRGMAPDAKIVAYRALGPGGSGTTEQVIAAIDEAIKDKVDILNLSLGNDVNGPDLPISLALNKAVDEGIVAVTSSGNSGPNRWTVGSPGTASKAISVGASTPPMQVPYLNVPGLSEEIRLELLQGSDNWNITQSENLVFAGLGTKEEMKDVRDKLVLVERGKLTFTEKAKNALEAGAIGVIIYNNTKGTFFGNLEENVPIPVAAISKEDGLALKKQLVKNSMLIRINLIEERDILADFSSRGPVTVTWEIKPDIVAPGVAINSTIPGGYLPLQGTSMAAPHVAGAAALIKQAHPDWSPAEIKAAIMNTAKDITDRDGKRYRTFEQGAGRIQLEAAINSESLIVPGSLQFGKFQLAENMHRHSARLTVKNTGSATKNYSFLIPQKEKGIEWELPMSFSLKPNEAKDVELAMIATPALLKDKIHDGSLVIEDGKNKIRIPYLYVLEEPDYPRVMGFDFAPADNGEAYRYEVYLPGGAEEFGIALFDPDQYRFVGFLDWGRKMKKGMVRKEIPLEKLPEEGMYLAKVFAKKKGRESTIDAMIFIGKNTRGGGR; this is encoded by the coding sequence ATGAAAAAGCGTAATTTTTTCTTAATTGTCCTATCAATAGCAATCCTCACTGCATTCGAACCGCAAAAAATGCAGCTCCCGCCGATTCCTCAAGAGGATCCCCACACCGAAAAAATCGCTATCGTCTTAACAAAGCAACAGGTGAATGAACAAGAAATCCATCATAAGCTGAAAAACCTTAAAAACACAAAATTCCGTCGCATCTTCACGCATGCAATCAGTGGATATTCTGTTAAAGGACCTATCTCCGAGCTTCAACAGCTTGAAAAGTCTAATGACATCCAACTTTTATCCGAAGTAAACACGTACAAGGTGGAGAGTCCGGCACATCTACCAAATCGCTATAAATCGAGCACTAGTTTTATCGATAATTTTGAATTGATTGGAACGGAGGCTGTACACGGTATCCTTGATAAAAAAGGCAACCGCCTGACAGGTAAGGGCGTGACAATCGGGGTAATCGATACGGGGATAGATTATGAGCATCCTGACTTGCGGAGGAGTTTTGCCGGTGGTCATGATCTGGTTGATGGAGATGATGATCCGATGGAAACGAAGGGTGTCGGCTTTAGAAGCACCCTGCACGGAACGCATGTGGCAGGCGTCATTGCGGCGAACGGAAGAATGAGAGGGATGGCTCCCGATGCCAAAATCGTTGCCTACCGTGCGCTTGGGCCAGGAGGAAGCGGAACGACAGAGCAGGTCATAGCTGCTATTGATGAAGCTATAAAAGATAAGGTGGACATCTTGAATCTCTCGCTTGGAAATGATGTCAATGGTCCGGACCTGCCCATCAGCCTCGCGCTCAATAAAGCGGTGGATGAAGGAATCGTCGCGGTAACTTCCTCTGGTAATTCGGGTCCCAATCGTTGGACTGTAGGGTCACCAGGCACAGCTTCCAAAGCCATCTCGGTTGGCGCGTCGACTCCTCCGATGCAGGTGCCGTATCTCAACGTCCCAGGACTTTCTGAAGAAATAAGGCTGGAACTTTTACAGGGTTCGGATAATTGGAACATTACTCAAAGTGAAAATCTTGTATTTGCAGGACTGGGCACGAAAGAGGAGATGAAAGACGTAAGGGATAAGCTTGTTTTAGTCGAACGGGGTAAGCTTACTTTTACCGAAAAAGCTAAGAATGCACTTGAAGCGGGCGCTATCGGAGTGATCATCTATAACAATACGAAGGGGACATTCTTTGGAAACCTGGAAGAGAACGTGCCGATTCCAGTGGCCGCGATTAGCAAAGAAGATGGCTTGGCGCTAAAAAAACAGCTCGTTAAAAACTCAATGCTGATCCGTATCAATTTAATAGAAGAAAGAGATATTCTTGCTGACTTCAGCTCCCGCGGTCCGGTGACGGTCACATGGGAAATCAAGCCAGATATCGTTGCACCCGGCGTTGCGATCAACAGCACGATTCCCGGAGGTTACCTCCCTCTTCAGGGAACGAGCATGGCCGCGCCCCATGTAGCAGGAGCGGCAGCGCTGATTAAACAGGCTCATCCAGACTGGAGCCCGGCAGAAATCAAGGCGGCAATCATGAACACTGCCAAGGATATAACCGACCGTGATGGCAAAAGGTACCGGACATTCGAGCAGGGAGCGGGGAGGATCCAGCTGGAGGCGGCCATCAATTCGGAAAGTCTGATTGTTCCGGGCTCGCTGCAATTCGGTAAATTCCAGCTTGCCGAAAACATGCACCGTCACAGTGCAAGACTGACTGTCAAAAACACAGGATCAGCCACTAAAAATTATTCATTTCTCATACCCCAAAAAGAAAAGGGAATAGAGTGGGAGCTTCCGATGAGTTTCTCGCTGAAACCGAATGAAGCGAAAGACGTGGAGCTTGCGATGATAGCAACCCCGGCATTATTAAAAGATAAAATCCATGATGGCAGCCTTGTTATAGAGGACGGGAAAAATAAGATAAGGATTCCATACCTATACGTTTTAGAAGAACCGGATTACCCGCGGGTGATGGGCTTCGACTTTGCTCCGGCAGATAATGGGGAAGCGTATCGCTATGAAGTCTATTTGCCGGGAGGGGCAGAAGAATTTGGCATCGCTCTGTTTGATCCGGATCAATACCGCTTCGTCGGTTTCCTTGACTGGGGAAGGAAGATGAAAAAGGGAATGGTGCGGAAAGAAATACCACTGGAAAAATTGCCGGAGGAAGGAATGTACCTGGCAAAGGTATTTGCAAAGAAGAAAGGTCGAGAAAGCACGATAGACGCAATGATTTTTATAGGTAAAAATACAAGGGGCGGAGGAAGGTGA